The proteins below are encoded in one region of Archocentrus centrarchus isolate MPI-CPG fArcCen1 chromosome 13, fArcCen1, whole genome shotgun sequence:
- the lyrm9 gene encoding LYR motif-containing protein 9: MPPLVGAELVHTPLQLYRYLLRCCRQLPSTAMQQHYQHAIRQGYNSHSDEDDPERIQMIIQRAIADADWILNKYTKKK; this comes from the exons ATGCCACCTTTAGTTGGGGCTGAGTTGGTCCACACTCCATTGCAACTCTATCGATACCTGCTTAGATGCTGCAGGCAGTTACCGTCCACAGCAATGCAGCAACACTATCAACATGCCATAAGACAG GGTTACAACAGCCACTCAGATGAAGATGACCCAGAGAGGATACAAATGATCATCCAAAGGGCCATTGCAGATGCTGACTGGATTCTTAATAAA TATACCAAGAAGAAATGA
- the LOC115790664 gene encoding LOW QUALITY PROTEIN: BTB/POZ domain-containing adapter for CUL3-mediated RhoA degradation protein 2 (The sequence of the model RefSeq protein was modified relative to this genomic sequence to represent the inferred CDS: deleted 4 bases in 3 codons), producing the protein MIWGSNVVLASSAVAVTTAGDLRTSVCRVVIYLQRDMPGDSYLPQDHSKSETSCPTPPLACPKTKTCNHRGAVGLGNKYVRLNVGGSLFYTTLQVLTRQNSMLKAMFSGKKEVFTDKEGWILIDRSGKHFGSILCYLRDGRVALPKGRQAVQELLVEAKYFLVQGLVELCENSLQGNEEEPLCVIPVVTSIKEEERLIQSSTKPVVKLVYNRSNNKYSYTSNSDDNLLKNIELFDRLSLSFNGRILFIKDVIGDEICCWSFYGQGQKLAEVCCTAIVYATEKKQTKVEFHEARIYEETLKTLLYETMPLPDNSLLEATCRKYNNLQLSQREEEGPGGPELRERVRRIHVKKYSTYDDRHLGH; encoded by the exons ATGATCTGGGGCAGTAACGTTGTGTTGGCCTCATCAGCAGTAGCGGTCACCACGGCTGGGGACCTGCGGACCTCCGTCTGCAGGGTGGTCATCTACCTCCAAAGGGACATGCCTGGGGACAGCTACCTACCCCAGGACCACAGTAAGTCTGAAACCAGCTGCCCAACCCCTCCTCTGGCTTGTCCCAAGACCAAGACCTGCAATCATCGAGGAGCAGTGGGCCTGGGCAACAAGTATGTCCGGCTCAATGTTGGAGGGTCACTGTTTTATACTACCCTGCAGGTGCTGACCAGGCAAAACTCCATGCTGAAAGCCATGTTCAGTGGAAAGAAGGAAGTGTTCACAGATAAAGAAG GGTGGATCCTGATTGACCGCAGC GGAAAACACTTTGGCAGTATCCTGTGCTACCTTCGAGATGGTAGAGTTGCCTTACCCAAAGGCCGTCAGGCTGTCCAGGAGCTGCTGGTTGAGGCAAAGTATTTCCTTGTCCAGGGCCTAGTGGAGCTCTGTGAAAACTCCCTGCAG gGTAATGAAGAGGAACCCCTATGTGTTATACCTGTAGTCACCTCCATtaaggaagaggagaggctcATCCAGTCTTCTACCAAG CCTGTGGTGAAGCTGGTGTACAACAGAAGCAACAACAAGTACTCCTACACAAG TAACTCTGACGACAACCTGTTGAAGAACATCGAGCTGTTTGACAGGCTGTCTCTCAGCTTCAACGGCCGCATTCTTTTCATTAAAGATGTGATTGGTGATGAGATTTGCTGCTGGTCCTTTTACGGCCAGGGTCAAAAGCTGGCTGAGGTGTGTTGCACCGCCATTGTATATGCCACTGAGAAGAAGCAGACCAAG GTGGAATTTCATGAAGCTCGCATCTACGAGGAGACTCTGAAGACCTTGCTTTATGAGACAATGCCGCTGCCTGATAACTCCCTGTTGGAGGCCACATGTCGGAAATACAACAACCTGCAGCTCTCACAG AGGGAAGAGGAGGGCCCCGGAGGTCCAGAGCTGCGTGAGCGTGTCCGT AGAATCCATGTCAAGAAGTATAGCACATATGATGACAGGCATCTGGGACACTAA
- the ift20 gene encoding intraflagellar transport protein 20 homolog isoform X2, translated as MATDPLDEAGFYFDELNKLRVLEPDVRQKTSELKEECKEFVDKIGQFQKIVGGLIELVDQLAKEAETEKMKAIGARNLLKSVAKQREAQQQQLQALIAEKMMQLERGCNKSRKQTKQKFTTGLIQLSSDIV; from the exons ATGGCTACAGACCCATTAGATGaggcaggcttttattttgatgaactCAACAAGCTGCGGGTATTGGAGCCTGATGTCAGACAGAAGACTTCAGAGCTCAAAGAAGAGTGCAAAGAATTTGTGGACA AAATCGGGCAGTTTCAGAAGATAGTGGGTGGTCTGATTGAGCTGGTGGATCAACTGGCAAAAGaagcagagacagaaaagaTGAAG GCTATTGGAGCCAGAAACCTGCTGAAGTCTGTAGCAAAGCAGAGAGaggcccagcagcagcagcttcaggctCTCATAGCAGAGAAGATGATGCAACTTGAGAG gggatgtaacaaaagcagaaaacaaacaaaacaaaaattcacCACAGGCCTGATCCAGCTTTCATCAG ATATCGTATAG
- the ift20 gene encoding intraflagellar transport protein 20 homolog isoform X1, whose product MATDPLDEAGFYFDELNKLRVLEPDVRQKTSELKEECKEFVDKIGQFQKIVGGLIELVDQLAKEAETEKMKAIGARNLLKSVAKQREAQQQQLQALIAEKMMQLERYRIEYEALSKVESEQNEFIDQFILQK is encoded by the exons ATGGCTACAGACCCATTAGATGaggcaggcttttattttgatgaactCAACAAGCTGCGGGTATTGGAGCCTGATGTCAGACAGAAGACTTCAGAGCTCAAAGAAGAGTGCAAAGAATTTGTGGACA AAATCGGGCAGTTTCAGAAGATAGTGGGTGGTCTGATTGAGCTGGTGGATCAACTGGCAAAAGaagcagagacagaaaagaTGAAG GCTATTGGAGCCAGAAACCTGCTGAAGTCTGTAGCAAAGCAGAGAGaggcccagcagcagcagcttcaggctCTCATAGCAGAGAAGATGATGCAACTTGAGAG ATATCGTATAGAATACGAAGCTTTGTCTAAAGTGGAGTCGGAGCAGAATGAGTTCATCGACCAGTTTATTCTACAGAAATAA